Proteins co-encoded in one Coregonus clupeaformis isolate EN_2021a chromosome 17, ASM2061545v1, whole genome shotgun sequence genomic window:
- the LOC121586671 gene encoding collagen alpha-2(VIII) chain, with translation MNMLLAPVYVLLLLGGRVLGGGYPPMPQMKYMQPMMKGPVGPPFREGKGQYLDMPPMMDVKGEPGPQGKPGPRGPPGPSGLPGKPGLGKPGLNGQPGPQGPPGFPGIGKPGLPGLPGKGGMKGMPGNNGEVGLRGEPGPRGLPGQPGLPGPAGLSLNGKPGLPGGRGQPGSRGEPGQKGGPGYPGERGIKGENGNGKPGMPGPGGPIGLRGLPGPAGNPGVGKPGLNGLLGPSGPKGDQGLPGGIGEPGEAGSPGLQGRPGPVGLGKPGNDGLPGGPGPLGPKGEPGLRGSPGFPGTPGYGKPGLSGLKGDKGLSGGPGVPGDKGEPGMEGQPGDMGLDGHPGTPGLQGPMGLPGKHGMPGLKGELGPQGHPGLPGIRGDQGPGGLSGIPGIPGDKGPPGPNGAIGKPGPKGESGHIGLPGNPGLIGNPGPKGEFGFVGSPGPRGQSGIPGLQGPSGPMGPQGIPGLKGEPGLPGLPGLGMLGEKGVPGPQGPQGKPGNSGLNGNPGPPGPPGPPGPAGNGQTIVAGLTDSELGGGEVPNGRNPKPQFGHAELSATLAPAFTAILTTPFPPSGMPIKFDRTLYNGQNAYNPITGIFTSPMSGVYYFAYHMHVKGLSLWVALYKNNVPATYTYDEYKKGYMDQASGSAVLELKENDQVWMQMPSDQANGLYSTEYIHSSFSGFLLCPT, from the exons ATGAACATGCTGTTGGCTCCTGTctatgtgctgctgctgctggggggCCGCGTCCTTGGGGGAGGCTACCCCCCCATGCCCCAGATGAAGTACATGCAGCCCATGATGAAAGGCCCCGTGGGACCCCCCTTCCGAGAGGGCAAAGGACAGTACCTCg ACATGCCACCCATGATGGACGTAAAGGGTGAGCCAGGGCCCCAAGGAAAACCTGGACCCAgaggcccacctgggccatcagGACTTCCGGGAAAACCAGGACTGGGAAAACCAGGTCTCAATGGCCAGCCTGGCCCTCAGGGGCCTCCAGGCTTTCCCGGCATTGGGAAGCCCGGACTTCCAGGTCTCCCAGGAAAGGGGGGCATGAAAGGGATGCCCGGGAATAATGGCGAGGTTGGGCTCCGGGGTGAACCAGGTCCCAGAGGACTTCCAGGTCAACCAGGTCTCCCCGGGCCAGCTGGCCTGTCTCTGAATGGCAAACCTGGGCTTCCCGGCGGGAGGGGCCAACCTGGGTCTCGTGGAGAACCAGGACAGAAAGGTGGACCTGGATATCCCGGGGAGCGTGGAATCAAGGGGGAGAATGGCAATGGGAAGCCAGGGATGCCAGGACCCGGGGGCCCCATCGGGCTTAGGGGCCTTCCAGGGCCAGCTGGTAACCCGGGTGTGGGCAAACCAGGACTGAACGGGCTTCTTGGTCCGTCCGGGCCAAAAGGGGACCAGGGGCTCCCAGGAGGAATAGGAGAGCCAGGTGAGGCCGGCAGTCCAGGGCTGCAAGGCCGGCCAGGACCCGTCGGATTGGGCAAGCCTGGTAATGATGGATTGCCTGGAGGACCAGGTCCACTTGGGCCTAAAGGTGAGCCAGGGCTGAGGGGTTCTCCAGGGTTTCCTGGAACTCCTGGCTATGGCAAACCTGGTCTATCTGGGCTGAAGGGAGACAAGGGCCTCTCCGGGGGACCAGGAGTCCCTGGGGATAAGGGGGAGCCTGGGATGGAGGGGCAGCCAGGAGACATGGGTCTAGACGGACACCCAGGAACACCAGGATTACAGGGCCCCATGGGGCTCCCAGGAAAACACGGCATGCCCGGTCTGAAGGGAGAGTTGGGTCCCCAGGGTCATCCAGGTCTGCCAGGGATCAGAGGGGATCAGGGTCCCGGTGGTCTGTCTGGAATACCTGGCATTCCTGGAGATAAAGGCCCACCGGGCCCTAACGGGGCTATCGGAAAACCAGGGCCCAAAGGCGAGTCAGGGCACATAGGCCTGCCTGGAAACCCAGGTCTTATAGGCAATCCTGGACCAAAGGGGGAGTTTGGGTTTGTTGGGTCTCCAGGACCAAGAGGCCAGTCTGGTATCCCCGGTCTTCAGGGGCCTTCAGGGCCAATGGGGCCACAGGGTATCCCAGGTCTGAAAGGCGAACCTGGGCTGCCTGGTCTTCCAGGGCTGGGCATGCTCGGAGAAAAGGGAGTTCCTGGTCCTCAAGGTCCCCAAGGAAAACCAGGCAACTCTGGGCTCAACGGCAACCCAGGCCCACCTGGGCCACCCGGGCCCCCTGGCCCTGCAGGAAATGGCCAAACCATCGTGGCTGGGCTAACAGATTCGGAGCTGGGCGGGGGCGAGGTACCAAATGGGAGGAACCCAAAACCACAGTTTGGCCACGCAGAGCTCTCCGCCACCCTGGCACCAGCATTTACCGCCATCCTCACCACGCCCTTCCCTCCCTCCGGGATGCCCATCAAGTTCGACAGGACCCTGTACAACGGGCAGAATGCCTACAACCCCATCACCGGTATCTTCACCAGCCCCATGTCCGGCGTCTACTACTTTGCCTACCACATGCACGTAAAGGGACTCAGTCTGTGGGTGGCGCTGTACAAGAACAATGTTCCCGCCACATACACCTACGATGAGTACAAGAAGGGCTACATGGACCAGGCGTCCGGTAGCGCCGTGCTTGAGCTGAAGGAGAACGACCAGGTGTGGATGCAGATGCCCTCGGATCAGGCTAACGGGCTCTACTCCACCGAATACATCCACTCGTCCTTCTCAGGGTTCCTGCTCTGTCCCACATAA